Proteins encoded by one window of Xanthomonas sp. DAR 80977:
- a CDS encoding DODA-type extradiol aromatic ring-opening family dioxygenase, with protein sequence MSRLPSLYISHGSPMTALHPGLVGARLAELAAALPRPRAIVVASAHWLGRRPLVGAAAQPQTIHDFGGFPRELHEMQYPAPGAPALAREVAERLERAGLQPYVDERRGLDHGVWVPLSLLYPQADIPVLPLSIQPELGPAHQLAMGRALAPLREEGVLLVGSGSITHNLHDFGRYAEGKDAPYVRPFIDWVEQALRREDLPALLDYRRQAPFAERAHPTDEHWLPIYFAMGAAGEAGLGAQRIDAGIDAGLLAMDLYRFDGAAQRAAA encoded by the coding sequence ATGTCCCGTCTGCCCTCGCTGTACATCTCGCACGGCTCGCCGATGACCGCGCTGCATCCGGGCCTGGTCGGCGCCCGGCTGGCCGAGCTGGCGGCGGCGCTGCCGCGTCCGCGCGCCATCGTGGTGGCGTCGGCGCACTGGCTGGGGCGGCGGCCGCTGGTCGGCGCGGCGGCGCAGCCGCAGACCATCCACGACTTCGGCGGCTTCCCGCGCGAACTGCACGAGATGCAGTACCCGGCGCCGGGCGCGCCGGCGCTGGCGCGCGAGGTCGCCGAGCGGCTCGAGCGCGCCGGCCTGCAGCCCTACGTGGACGAGCGCCGCGGCCTGGACCATGGCGTGTGGGTGCCGCTGTCGCTGCTGTACCCGCAGGCCGACATCCCGGTGCTGCCGCTGTCGATCCAGCCGGAACTGGGGCCGGCGCACCAGCTGGCGATGGGCCGCGCGCTGGCGCCGCTGCGCGAGGAGGGCGTGCTGCTGGTCGGCTCGGGCAGCATCACCCACAACCTGCACGACTTCGGCCGCTACGCCGAGGGCAAGGACGCGCCCTACGTGCGCCCGTTCATCGACTGGGTGGAGCAGGCCTTGCGGCGCGAGGACCTGCCGGCCCTGCTCGACTACCGCCGCCAGGCGCCGTTCGCCGAACGCGCGCATCCCACCGACGAGCATTGGCTGCCGATCTACTTCGCGATGGGCGCGGCCGGCGAGGCTGGACTGGGCGCGCAGCGCATCGATGCCGGCATCGACGCCGGGCTGCTGGCGATGGACCTGTACCGCTTCGACGGCGCGGCGCAGCGCGCCGCGGCCTGA
- a CDS encoding LysR family transcriptional regulator, whose translation MDTLEAMRVFVTVIDRNGFNAAADALGMSTASVTRQVAWLEKRLGLRLLNRTTRRVSPSSVGTAYYQRCQVLLAEFDDMEAAVGEQALTPSGTLRINAPFSFGIARLGPRLAGYRARYPQVALDLSLSDRLVDIVEEGYDMAIRITRQVAPTLIARRLGEAQVHLYAAPAYLQRAGTPRLAADIAGHEFLTYSYVPLDEIALHGPDGETRVRVQGGLRANSGDVLREAAIAGMGLVLQPDFIAQEALEDGRLVRVLPDHQLAPIGVYAVYASRSHLAPKVRSFIDYLVEVGIEREMRGAAAS comes from the coding sequence ATGGATACGCTGGAGGCGATGCGCGTGTTCGTCACCGTGATCGACCGCAACGGCTTCAACGCCGCCGCCGACGCGCTGGGCATGTCCACCGCCAGCGTCACCCGGCAGGTGGCCTGGCTGGAGAAGCGGCTGGGCCTGCGCCTGCTCAACCGCACCACCCGCCGGGTCAGCCCGAGCAGCGTCGGCACTGCCTACTACCAGCGCTGCCAGGTGCTGCTGGCCGAGTTCGACGACATGGAGGCGGCGGTCGGCGAACAGGCGCTGACCCCGTCCGGCACGCTGCGGATCAACGCCCCCTTCAGCTTCGGCATCGCCCGGCTGGGGCCGCGCCTGGCCGGCTACCGCGCGCGCTACCCGCAGGTGGCGCTGGACCTGTCGCTGTCGGACCGGCTGGTGGACATCGTCGAGGAAGGCTACGACATGGCGATCCGCATCACCCGCCAGGTGGCGCCGACGCTGATCGCGCGCAGGCTCGGCGAGGCCCAGGTCCACCTGTACGCCGCGCCGGCCTACCTGCAGCGCGCCGGCACACCGCGCCTGGCCGCCGACATCGCCGGCCACGAATTCCTGACCTACAGCTACGTGCCGCTGGACGAGATCGCCCTGCACGGCCCCGACGGCGAGACCCGGGTGCGCGTGCAGGGCGGATTGCGCGCCAACAGCGGCGACGTGCTGCGCGAGGCCGCCATTGCCGGCATGGGCCTGGTCCTGCAACCGGACTTCATCGCCCAGGAGGCGCTGGAGGACGGCCGCCTGGTGCGCGTGCTGCCCGACCACCAGCTCGCCCCGATCGGCGTCTACGCGGTCTATGCCAGCCGCAGCCACCTGGCGCCGAAGGTGCGCAGCTTCATCGACTACCTGGTCGAGGTCGGCATCGAGCGCGAGATGCGCGGCGCCGCGGCGTCCTGA
- a CDS encoding fasciclin domain-containing protein: MPAMADTGQAAMHDHAAMTEAKPNPMVGGAPMYATKDIIDNAVNSKDHTTLVAAVKAAGLVDTLKGAGPFTVFAPTNAAFAALPAGTVDTLLKPENKDKLTQVLTYHVVAGKLDAATLLAQIKAGGGSARLTTVQGETLIAKTRGGKVTLTDSKGNTAHVTTADVMQSNGVIHVVDKVLMP, translated from the coding sequence ATGCCCGCCATGGCCGACACCGGCCAAGCCGCGATGCACGACCATGCGGCGATGACCGAGGCCAAGCCGAATCCGATGGTCGGCGGCGCGCCGATGTACGCGACCAAGGACATCATCGACAACGCGGTCAACTCCAAGGACCACACGACCCTGGTCGCCGCGGTCAAGGCCGCCGGCCTGGTGGACACGCTGAAGGGCGCAGGCCCGTTCACCGTGTTCGCGCCGACCAACGCCGCCTTCGCCGCACTGCCGGCGGGCACGGTGGACACGCTGCTCAAACCCGAGAACAAGGACAAGCTGACCCAGGTGCTGACCTATCACGTGGTCGCCGGCAAGCTCGATGCGGCGACGCTGCTGGCGCAGATCAAGGCCGGCGGCGGCAGCGCCAGGCTGACCACCGTGCAGGGCGAAACGCTCATCGCCAAGACCCGCGGCGGCAAGGTCACCCTCACCGACAGCAAGGGCAATACCGCGCACGTCACCACCGCAGACGTGATGCAGAGCAATGGCGTGATCCATGTGGTGGACAAGGTTTTGATGCCGTAA
- a CDS encoding ABC transporter permease — translation MNLHAIAAIYRFEMARTFRTLTQSIASPVLSTSLYFVVFGAAIGSRMGDIDGIRYGAYIIPGLVMLSLLNESVSNASFGIYMPRWAGTIYEVLSAPVAWWEVVIGYVGAAASKSVLLGLLILLTARAFVPYEIAHPLWMFGFLVLTALTFSLFGFIIGIWADGFEKLQVIPLMVVTPLTFLGGSFYSIGMLPPLWQKISWFNPVVYLVSGFRWAFFGKADVHIAVSASMTGVFLALCLLVVWAIFRSGYRLKS, via the coding sequence ATGAACCTGCATGCGATCGCCGCGATCTACCGCTTCGAGATGGCGCGCACCTTCCGCACCCTGACCCAGTCGATCGCCTCGCCGGTGCTGTCGACCTCGCTGTACTTCGTGGTGTTCGGCGCGGCGATCGGCTCGCGCATGGGCGACATCGACGGGATCCGCTACGGCGCCTACATCATCCCCGGGCTGGTGATGCTGTCGCTGCTCAACGAGAGCGTGTCCAACGCCTCGTTCGGCATCTACATGCCGCGCTGGGCCGGCACCATCTACGAGGTGCTGTCGGCGCCGGTGGCGTGGTGGGAGGTGGTGATCGGCTATGTCGGCGCGGCGGCGAGCAAGTCGGTGCTGCTGGGCCTGCTGATCCTGCTCACCGCGCGCGCGTTCGTGCCGTACGAGATCGCGCATCCGCTGTGGATGTTCGGCTTCCTGGTGCTGACCGCGCTGACCTTCAGCCTGTTCGGCTTCATCATCGGCATCTGGGCCGACGGCTTCGAGAAGCTGCAGGTGATCCCGCTGATGGTGGTGACCCCGCTGACCTTCCTCGGCGGCAGCTTCTACTCGATCGGCATGCTGCCGCCGCTGTGGCAGAAGATCAGCTGGTTCAACCCGGTGGTGTACCTGGTCAGCGGCTTCCGCTGGGCGTTCTTCGGCAAGGCCGACGTGCACATCGCGGTCAGCGCGAGCATGACCGGGGTGTTCCTGGCGCTGTGCCTGCTCGTGGTCTGGGCGATCTTCCGCAGCGGTTACCGGCTCAAGTCCTGA
- a CDS encoding flavodoxin family protein — protein MSKIAIVYFSGYGHTVKQAEAVHAGAASVGEATLYRIDQDGNLPDDAWEAIGQADAIVYGSPTYMGGPAWQFKKFADASSKPWFTQAWKDKVAAGFTNSASVNGDKFSTIEYFWTLSQQHGQIWVGTGLPPANTKAHGPADVNWTAGFGGALAVSPSDASPDEAPRAGDLETARLLGKRVAEYAAKLKG, from the coding sequence ATGAGCAAGATCGCGATCGTCTATTTCAGCGGCTACGGCCATACCGTCAAGCAGGCCGAGGCCGTGCACGCCGGCGCCGCCAGCGTCGGCGAGGCCACGCTGTACCGCATCGACCAGGACGGCAACCTGCCGGACGACGCCTGGGAGGCCATCGGCCAGGCCGATGCGATCGTCTATGGCAGCCCGACCTACATGGGCGGCCCGGCCTGGCAGTTCAAGAAGTTCGCCGACGCCAGCTCCAAGCCGTGGTTCACGCAGGCGTGGAAGGACAAGGTCGCCGCCGGCTTCACCAACTCGGCCTCGGTCAACGGCGACAAGTTCTCCACCATCGAATACTTCTGGACCCTGTCGCAGCAGCACGGCCAGATCTGGGTCGGCACCGGCCTGCCGCCGGCCAACACCAAGGCGCACGGCCCGGCCGACGTGAACTGGACCGCCGGCTTCGGCGGCGCGCTGGCGGTCTCGCCGTCGGACGCCTCGCCGGACGAGGCGCCGCGTGCCGGCGACCTGGAAACCGCGCGCCTGCTCGGCAAGCGCGTGGCCGAATACGCGGCCAAGCTCAAGGGCTGA
- a CDS encoding ABC transporter ATP-binding protein, with protein MSPIISIQQLTKTYAGGFQALKGIDLDIQRGEIFALLGPNGAGKTTLISVVCGLVNPSGGRVLADGHDIVRDYRAARARIGLVPQELATDAFETVWATVRFSRGLFGKPKNPAYLEQVLRELSLWDKRDSRISTLSGGMKRRVLIAKALAHEPSILFLDEPTAGVDVELRHDMWQMVRRLREQGTTIILTTHYIEEAEDMADRVGVINRGELVLVEDKRTLMRKLGKKQLALTLQAPLPALPAALAAQPLELSADGAVLTYTYDVQAEQTGIGSLLRQLEEQGVEIKDLHSSESSLEEIFVNLVRPAAAGAEARA; from the coding sequence GTGTCCCCGATCATTTCCATCCAGCAGCTCACCAAGACCTACGCCGGCGGCTTCCAGGCGCTGAAGGGCATCGACCTAGACATCCAGCGCGGCGAGATCTTCGCCCTGCTCGGTCCCAACGGCGCCGGCAAGACCACGCTGATCAGCGTGGTCTGCGGCCTGGTCAATCCCAGCGGCGGGCGGGTGCTGGCCGACGGCCACGACATCGTGCGCGACTACCGCGCCGCGCGCGCCAGGATCGGGCTGGTGCCGCAGGAACTGGCCACCGACGCGTTCGAGACGGTGTGGGCGACGGTGCGCTTCAGCCGCGGCCTGTTCGGCAAGCCGAAGAACCCGGCCTACCTGGAGCAGGTGCTGCGCGAACTGTCGCTGTGGGACAAGCGCGACAGCAGGATCTCCACCCTGTCCGGCGGCATGAAGCGGCGCGTGCTGATCGCCAAGGCGCTGGCGCACGAGCCGAGCATCCTGTTCCTGGACGAACCCACCGCCGGCGTGGACGTGGAGCTGCGCCACGACATGTGGCAGATGGTGCGGCGCCTGCGCGAGCAGGGCACCACCATCATCCTGACCACGCACTACATCGAGGAAGCCGAGGACATGGCCGACCGGGTCGGGGTGATCAACCGCGGCGAACTGGTGCTGGTGGAGGACAAGCGCACGCTGATGCGCAAGCTCGGCAAGAAGCAGCTGGCGCTGACCCTGCAGGCGCCGCTGCCGGCGCTGCCCGCGGCGCTGGCGGCGCAGCCGCTGGAACTGTCCGCCGACGGCGCCGTGCTGACCTACACCTACGACGTGCAGGCCGAACAGACCGGCATCGGCAGCCTGCTGCGGCAACTGGAAGAACAGGGCGTGGAGATCAAGGACCTGCATTCCAGCGAAAGCTCGCTGGAGGAGATCTTCGTCAACCTGGTGCGCCCGGCCGCCGCCGGCGCGGAGGCGCGCGCATGA
- a CDS encoding DUF2834 domain-containing protein translates to MRGLYLGLCVVGTVLPLAAFWPWLQHYGLDLPLLLRQIVASPPSLFAWCDVLVAAMTVIALVLVEGRRLGMRRRWLPIVALLTVGVSLALPLFLWMRERQLAVARDAGKGT, encoded by the coding sequence ATGCGTGGCCTCTACCTGGGATTGTGCGTGGTCGGAACGGTGTTGCCGCTCGCGGCTTTCTGGCCTTGGCTGCAGCACTACGGACTCGACTTGCCTTTGTTGCTGCGCCAGATCGTGGCCTCGCCGCCATCGCTTTTCGCCTGGTGCGATGTGCTGGTCGCGGCCATGACGGTGATCGCACTGGTGTTGGTCGAGGGCCGTCGCCTGGGCATGCGCAGGCGTTGGCTACCGATCGTGGCGCTGCTGACGGTCGGCGTGTCGCTGGCGCTGCCCTTGTTCCTGTGGATGCGCGAGCGGCAGCTGGCGGTTGCCCGCGACGCGGGCAAGGGGACGTGA
- a CDS encoding class I SAM-dependent methyltransferase, which translates to MLTIQELNAFIDDQAVGDSVSQVWNLIGQHFEQAQASLPADQAMPRRELSFHDHVRLLGYLCLLLEGVPGDLVEIGVWKGKSLVLMNEVSNRQRRVIGLDPFALPNQFEEFNHYRQLLLPNAQFIRGYSEFCAQHFYNMKPEVALLHIDGGHTGRNVLLDFLLYGPSVVTGGFVVFDDYGDHQHSPEVGPAVDLLRATGYFNGFHVLGCAHGFENSYVLQRG; encoded by the coding sequence ATGCTGACCATTCAAGAGCTCAATGCATTCATCGACGACCAGGCGGTCGGCGACAGCGTCTCGCAGGTCTGGAACCTGATCGGCCAGCACTTCGAGCAGGCCCAGGCGAGCCTGCCCGCCGACCAGGCGATGCCGCGCCGCGAGCTGTCGTTCCACGACCACGTGCGGCTGCTGGGCTACCTGTGCCTGCTGCTGGAGGGCGTGCCCGGCGACCTGGTGGAGATCGGCGTGTGGAAGGGCAAGTCGCTGGTGCTGATGAACGAGGTCAGCAATCGCCAGCGCCGGGTGATCGGCCTGGATCCGTTCGCCCTGCCCAACCAGTTCGAGGAATTCAACCACTATCGGCAGCTGCTGCTGCCCAATGCGCAGTTCATCCGCGGCTACTCGGAGTTCTGCGCCCAGCACTTCTACAACATGAAGCCGGAAGTGGCGCTGCTGCATATCGACGGCGGCCACACCGGGCGCAACGTGCTGCTGGATTTCCTGCTGTACGGGCCCAGCGTGGTGACCGGCGGGTTCGTGGTGTTCGACGACTACGGCGACCACCAGCACTCGCCGGAAGTCGGCCCGGCGGTCGACCTGCTCCGCGCCACCGGCTACTTCAACGGTTTCCATGTGCTGGGCTGCGCGCATGGCTTCGAGAACAGCTACGTGCTGCAGCGCGGCTGA
- a CDS encoding putative DNA modification/repair radical SAM protein → MNTLEKLAVLADAAKYDASCASSGADKRHSLRSGGIGSTEGMGICHSYTPDGRCVSLLKILLTNFCVFDCAYCVNRVSSNVRRARFAPAEVVKLTLDFYKRNYIEGLFLSSGIIRNSDYTMEQLVEVARQLREEHRFAGYIHLKTIPDAAPELLAAAGRYADRLSINVELPTEQGLTRLAPEKSVGGIRAAMGELRWRIEESKEARKAERKLSAKPPRFAPAGQSTQMIVGADAADDRAILRTSHNLYGNYRLRRVYYSAFSPIPDASSKLPLQAPPLQREHRLYQADWLLRFYDFSVEEIAPEAASGMLDLDVDPKLAWALRHPERFPVDLNTAAREMLLRVPGLGTRNVERLLLSRRHARLRVEDLARLRMPMKKVLPFVSVVDHHPRRRLDDPQRLRAQLAPAPRQGGLFD, encoded by the coding sequence GTGAATACCCTCGAAAAGCTCGCCGTGCTCGCCGACGCGGCCAAATACGACGCCTCCTGCGCCTCCAGCGGCGCGGACAAGCGCCATTCGCTGCGCAGCGGCGGCATCGGCAGCACCGAGGGCATGGGCATCTGCCATTCGTACACGCCGGATGGCCGCTGCGTGTCGCTGCTGAAGATCCTGCTGACCAACTTCTGCGTGTTCGATTGCGCGTACTGCGTCAACCGCGTGTCCAGCAACGTGCGCCGCGCGCGCTTCGCCCCGGCCGAGGTGGTGAAGCTGACCCTGGACTTCTACAAGCGCAACTACATCGAGGGCCTGTTCCTGTCCAGCGGCATCATCCGCAACAGCGACTACACGATGGAGCAGCTGGTGGAGGTGGCGCGGCAGTTGCGCGAGGAACACCGCTTCGCCGGCTACATCCATCTCAAGACCATTCCCGATGCGGCGCCGGAACTGCTGGCCGCGGCCGGCCGCTACGCCGACCGGCTCAGCATCAACGTCGAGCTGCCGACCGAACAGGGCCTGACCCGGCTGGCGCCGGAAAAGAGCGTCGGCGGCATCCGCGCGGCGATGGGCGAGCTGCGCTGGCGCATCGAGGAAAGCAAGGAGGCGCGCAAGGCCGAGCGCAAGCTCAGCGCCAAGCCGCCGCGTTTCGCGCCGGCCGGGCAGAGCACGCAGATGATCGTCGGCGCCGACGCGGCCGACGACCGCGCGATCCTGCGCACCAGCCACAATCTCTACGGCAATTACCGGCTGCGCCGGGTCTACTACTCCGCGTTCAGCCCGATCCCCGATGCGTCGTCGAAATTGCCGCTGCAGGCGCCGCCGCTGCAGCGCGAGCATCGCCTGTACCAGGCCGACTGGCTGCTGCGCTTCTACGATTTCTCGGTGGAGGAGATCGCGCCGGAGGCGGCTAGCGGCATGCTCGATCTGGACGTGGATCCGAAGCTGGCCTGGGCGCTGCGCCATCCGGAGCGGTTTCCGGTGGATCTGAATACGGCGGCGCGGGAGATGCTGTTGCGGGTGCCGGGCCTGGGCACGCGCAACGTGGAGCGTTTGTTGCTGTCGCGGCGGCATGCGCGGTTGCGGGTGGAGGATCTGGCGCGGTTGCGGATGCCGATGAAGAAGGTGCTGCCGTTCGTCAGTGTGGTGGATCATCATCCGCGGCGGCGCTTGGACGATCCGCAGCGGTTGCGGGCGCAGTTGGCGCCGGCGCCGCGGCAGGGTGGGTTGTTTGATTGA
- a CDS encoding Na+/H+ antiporter: MHSIEVVLAMLLAVVASGYLVRVLPFSLPLPLVQIGLGAVIAGVFKKGYALEPELFFLLFLPPLLFLDGWRIPKQGLFRDKGAILELALGLVVFTVVGAGFLIHWMIPAMPLAVAFALAAVVSPTDPIAVSSIAARAPIPKRLMHILEGESLLNDASGLVCFQFAVAAAMTGTFSLADASLTFLWVALVGVAAGIGVTLGASLAQRWVWRQVGEEPGAAILVNLLLPFAAYLLAEAINASGILAAVAAGISMSYVELSGRAPGSMRVQRSAVWDMVQFTLNGIMFVLLGEQLPGIVQGAVHNIDEAGHLNPWWLLGYALAIYLGLLLLRFVWVWLSLRWNLLKARRRGEAQPSPPSRIIVATSLAGVRGAITLAGVLTLPLLLPNGAAFPARDLVIFLASAVIVTSLLVASVALPRLLRGLELPEEPSDRLEEDLARRESSRAALAAVEKLRQRLVHDSEHADLYNEAAIRVSALYQRHLDHGEAMESDPEEARRLDDVLRQLRHAGLQAERQELFKLTRQRRISDEIARRLIRNLDLLEARRKS; encoded by the coding sequence ATGCATTCGATCGAAGTGGTGTTGGCGATGTTGCTGGCGGTGGTGGCCAGCGGCTATCTGGTGCGCGTGCTGCCGTTCTCGCTGCCGTTGCCGTTGGTGCAGATCGGCCTGGGCGCGGTCATCGCCGGGGTGTTCAAGAAGGGCTACGCGCTGGAGCCGGAGCTGTTCTTCCTGCTGTTCCTGCCGCCGCTGCTGTTCCTGGACGGCTGGCGCATCCCCAAGCAGGGCCTGTTCCGCGACAAGGGCGCGATCCTGGAACTGGCGCTGGGGCTGGTGGTGTTCACCGTGGTCGGCGCCGGCTTCCTGATCCACTGGATGATTCCGGCGATGCCGCTGGCGGTGGCGTTCGCGCTGGCCGCGGTGGTGTCGCCGACCGATCCGATCGCGGTGTCCTCGATCGCCGCGCGGGCGCCGATCCCGAAGCGGCTGATGCACATCCTGGAGGGCGAATCGCTGCTCAACGATGCGTCCGGCCTGGTCTGCTTCCAGTTCGCGGTGGCCGCGGCGATGACCGGCACGTTCTCGCTGGCCGACGCTTCGCTGACCTTCCTGTGGGTGGCGCTGGTCGGCGTCGCCGCCGGCATCGGCGTGACCCTGGGCGCCAGCCTGGCGCAGCGCTGGGTCTGGCGCCAGGTCGGCGAGGAGCCGGGCGCGGCGATCCTGGTCAACCTGCTGCTGCCGTTCGCCGCCTACCTGCTGGCCGAGGCGATCAACGCCTCCGGCATCCTCGCCGCGGTCGCCGCCGGCATCAGCATGAGCTACGTGGAGCTGAGCGGCCGCGCCCCGGGCAGCATGCGCGTGCAGCGCTCGGCGGTGTGGGACATGGTCCAGTTCACCCTCAACGGCATCATGTTCGTGCTGCTCGGCGAGCAGTTGCCGGGCATCGTGCAGGGCGCGGTGCACAACATCGACGAGGCCGGGCATCTCAATCCGTGGTGGCTGCTGGGCTACGCGCTGGCGATCTACCTGGGCCTGTTGCTGCTGCGCTTCGTGTGGGTGTGGCTGTCGCTGCGCTGGAACCTGCTCAAGGCACGGCGCCGCGGCGAGGCCCAGCCCAGCCCGCCGTCGCGGATCATCGTGGCCACCTCGCTGGCCGGCGTGCGCGGCGCGATCACCCTGGCCGGCGTGCTGACCCTGCCGCTGCTGCTGCCCAATGGCGCCGCGTTCCCGGCGCGCGACCTGGTGATCTTCCTGGCCAGCGCGGTGATCGTGACCTCGCTGCTGGTCGCCAGCGTGGCGCTGCCGCGGCTGCTGCGCGGCCTGGAACTGCCGGAGGAGCCCAGCGACCGCCTGGAGGAGGACCTGGCGCGGCGCGAATCCTCGCGCGCGGCGCTGGCGGCGGTGGAGAAGCTGCGCCAGCGGCTGGTGCACGACAGCGAGCACGCCGATCTCTACAACGAGGCGGCGATCCGGGTCAGCGCCCTGTACCAGCGCCACCTCGACCACGGCGAGGCGATGGAGAGCGATCCGGAAGAGGCGCGGCGGCTGGACGACGTGCTGCGCCAGCTGCGCCACGCCGGCCTGCAGGCCGAGCGCCAGGAGCTGTTCAAGCTGACCCGCCAGCGCAGGATCTCCGACGAGATCGCGCGCCGGCTGATCCGCAACCTGGATCTGCTGGAGGCGCGGCGGAAGAGTTGA
- a CDS encoding UdgX family uracil-DNA binding protein (This protein belongs to the uracil DNA glycosylase superfamily, members of which act in excision repair of DNA. However, it belongs more specifically to UdgX branch, whose founding member was found to bind uracil in DNA (where it does not belong), without cleaving it, appears to promote DNA repair by a pathway involving RecA, rather than base excision.), whose translation MFQAEVVPPWSLEAWRAAARAAWCAQVAPEMVVWDGDAQGGLLAGTDVATLPAAVAAPRVSAEFLALAGAVLCHRDPQRHALLYRLLWRIASGERALLQRVTDADVHRAQQWTQAVRRDSHKMKAFVRFRELPGEDEAFVAWFEPEHHIVDRIAPFFARRFAGMRWAILTPYRSVRWDGAALQFGAGAQRADAPADDAQDALWRTYYANIFNPARLNPSMMRQEMPQKYWKNLPETRLLPELIRDAGQRVRAMAERAPEPVRRRVPAPPPPAVIEAEGSLDALRAAARDCRRCALWQPATQTVFGEGPHDAAVMVVGEQPGDEEDLSGRPFVGPAGRLFDRALGELGIARAGLYVTNAVKHFRFEQRGKARLHRNPERAQVEACRFWLAGELARVRPRVVLCLGATAARAVLGNGFALMAQRGQWQALADGTRALATVHPSWVLRHRGGDAADTAYLGFLHDLRVLAEQTQAPRGVSAGD comes from the coding sequence GTGTTCCAGGCTGAGGTGGTGCCGCCGTGGAGTCTGGAGGCGTGGCGGGCGGCGGCGCGGGCGGCGTGGTGTGCGCAGGTGGCGCCGGAGATGGTGGTCTGGGACGGGGATGCGCAGGGCGGGTTGCTGGCCGGGACCGATGTGGCCACGTTGCCGGCGGCGGTGGCGGCGCCGCGGGTGTCGGCGGAGTTCCTGGCGTTGGCCGGGGCGGTGCTGTGCCATCGCGATCCGCAGCGGCATGCGTTGCTGTATCGGTTGCTGTGGCGTATCGCGTCCGGCGAGCGCGCGCTGTTGCAGCGGGTCACCGATGCCGATGTGCACAGGGCGCAGCAGTGGACGCAGGCGGTGCGGCGCGACAGCCACAAGATGAAGGCGTTCGTGCGCTTCCGCGAGCTGCCCGGCGAGGACGAGGCGTTCGTCGCCTGGTTCGAGCCGGAGCACCACATCGTCGATCGCATCGCGCCGTTCTTCGCGCGGCGCTTCGCCGGCATGCGCTGGGCGATCCTCACGCCGTACCGCAGCGTGCGCTGGGACGGCGCCGCGCTGCAGTTCGGCGCCGGCGCGCAGCGCGCCGATGCGCCGGCCGACGACGCGCAGGATGCGCTGTGGCGCACCTACTACGCCAACATCTTCAATCCTGCGCGGCTCAATCCGAGCATGATGCGCCAGGAGATGCCGCAGAAGTACTGGAAGAACCTGCCGGAAACCCGCTTGCTGCCGGAGCTGATCCGCGATGCCGGGCAGCGCGTGCGCGCCATGGCCGAGCGCGCGCCGGAGCCGGTGCGCCGGCGCGTTCCCGCGCCGCCGCCGCCGGCCGTTATCGAAGCCGAGGGCAGCCTGGACGCGTTGCGTGCCGCGGCGCGCGACTGCCGGCGCTGCGCGCTGTGGCAGCCCGCCACGCAGACCGTGTTCGGCGAGGGGCCGCACGACGCGGCGGTGATGGTGGTGGGCGAGCAGCCCGGCGACGAGGAGGACCTGAGCGGGCGGCCGTTCGTCGGTCCGGCCGGGCGCCTGTTCGATCGCGCGCTGGGCGAGCTCGGCATCGCCCGCGCCGGGCTGTACGTGACCAATGCGGTCAAGCACTTCCGCTTCGAGCAGCGCGGCAAGGCGCGGCTGCACCGCAATCCCGAACGCGCGCAGGTCGAGGCCTGCCGCTTCTGGCTGGCCGGCGAGCTGGCGCGGGTGCGGCCGCGTGTCGTGCTGTGCCTGGGCGCGACCGCGGCGCGCGCGGTGCTGGGCAACGGCTTTGCGCTGATGGCGCAGCGCGGGCAATGGCAGGCGCTGGCCGACGGCACCCGCGCCCTGGCCACCGTGCATCCGTCATGGGTGCTGCGCCATCGCGGCGGCGATGCGGCCGATACCGCCTATCTAGGCTTCTTGCACGACTTGCGCGTTCTTGCAGAGCAGACGCAGGCGCCGCGCGGAGTCAGTGCCGGCGACTGA